The Nitrospirota bacterium genome contains a region encoding:
- the xerD gene encoding site-specific tyrosine recombinase XerD — MERLDGLVDRYLADLRVEAGLAGNTLEAYRRDLQKLQDFFAARAIRDPAGATRPVMSEFLAHLRRTNLSPASAARCMAALRGFFRFLCRERFVQENPLLNFKTPRPWVRLPKVLSQAEVSKLLELPAETQPEGKRDAAMVELLYATGLRVSELVNLEVAHLNMSVGYVLASGKGAKQRVVPIGEVARQRLEAYLEQARSAMVKGRQVRHLFVTRRGTKLTRQGFWKALKARARRAGITKPISPHMLRHSFATHLLDRGADLRSVQTMLGHARITTTQIYTHVERERLKRVHTNLFPRKQRRGVKAK; from the coding sequence ATGGAAAGACTTGACGGGTTGGTGGATCGCTACCTCGCCGATTTGCGGGTCGAAGCGGGACTGGCCGGCAACACCCTCGAGGCCTACCGGCGCGATCTGCAGAAGCTGCAAGATTTTTTCGCCGCCCGCGCGATCCGTGATCCGGCGGGCGCGACCCGTCCGGTCATGTCCGAATTTCTGGCGCATTTGCGGCGCACGAATCTCTCGCCTGCGTCCGCCGCCCGATGCATGGCCGCGTTGCGGGGCTTCTTTCGCTTCCTCTGCCGCGAGCGGTTTGTTCAGGAGAACCCGCTGCTCAACTTCAAAACTCCGCGCCCCTGGGTGAGGCTGCCCAAGGTGCTCTCGCAAGCCGAGGTCTCCAAGCTGCTCGAGCTTCCGGCGGAGACGCAGCCGGAAGGCAAGCGCGACGCGGCGATGGTGGAATTATTGTATGCGACGGGGTTGCGGGTTTCGGAATTGGTGAATCTGGAAGTGGCGCATCTGAACATGAGCGTCGGGTATGTGCTGGCGTCGGGCAAGGGGGCGAAGCAACGGGTCGTGCCGATCGGCGAAGTGGCCCGGCAGAGACTGGAGGCCTATCTGGAGCAAGCCCGTTCGGCCATGGTCAAGGGCCGTCAGGTGCGGCACCTGTTTGTGACCCGGCGCGGCACCAAACTCACGCGCCAGGGGTTTTGGAAAGCGCTCAAGGCGCGGGCGCGGCGCGCCGGGATCACGAAACCCATCTCGCCCCATATGCTCCGCCACTCCTTCGCGACCCACTTGCTGGATCGCGGGGCCGATTTGCGCTCGGTCCAGACGATGTTGGGCCATGCCCGGATCACCACGACCCAGATTTATACGCATGTCGAGCGCGAGCGGCTGAAGCGCGTGCATACGAACCTGTTCCCGCGGAAGCAGCGACGCGGCGTCAAGGCGAAATGA
- the tolR gene encoding protein TolR: protein MIFESRRRRFMAEINVVPLVDVVLVLLIIFMVTAPMLYRGMDIKLPTSASNTIKPEERLVLTIERDQKLYLDKDRVSPAQLETRLRAAKQRNREVSVFLRADREVPYGTVVQVMDGVKQAGIDKLGMVTDPVGPERVTDGLAKEPGRP from the coding sequence GTGATCTTCGAAAGCCGGCGCCGCCGGTTCATGGCCGAGATCAACGTGGTCCCGCTCGTGGATGTGGTGCTGGTGCTGCTGATCATTTTCATGGTGACGGCGCCGATGCTCTACCGCGGCATGGACATCAAACTGCCGACCTCCGCCAGCAATACGATCAAGCCCGAGGAACGGCTCGTGCTCACGATCGAACGGGATCAGAAGCTCTATCTCGACAAGGACCGGGTTTCTCCGGCTCAGCTGGAGACCCGTCTGCGGGCGGCGAAGCAACGGAATCGCGAGGTGTCGGTGTTCCTGCGGGCCGACCGCGAGGTGCCCTACGGCACCGTCGTGCAGGTGATGGACGGGGTCAAGCAGGCGGGGATCGACAAGCTGGGCATGGTGACGGACCCCGTCGGGCCGGAGCGTGTGACGGACGGGCTCGCGAAGGAGCCGGGCAGGCCATGA
- a CDS encoding TonB C-terminal domain-containing protein, whose protein sequence is MPKENQAKQTLTQQMQNLEPQTLKPAPEEAILKRPAPTQQAKAAAKIPATRMQVLGVATGFNWYLAQVQRLISAQWVAPPVDLTGRMYRVVIKFRLDQSGGVSAVAVETSSGNGYFDDAATRAVLKADPLPPFPKDLAESSLDAHFSFVVGEGVG, encoded by the coding sequence ATGCCCAAGGAGAACCAGGCCAAGCAAACCTTGACCCAGCAGATGCAGAACCTGGAGCCGCAGACGTTGAAGCCCGCTCCGGAAGAAGCCATTCTGAAGCGGCCGGCGCCGACGCAGCAGGCCAAAGCGGCGGCCAAGATTCCCGCCACCAGGATGCAGGTGCTCGGCGTCGCAACGGGATTCAACTGGTATCTTGCGCAAGTCCAGCGGTTGATCAGCGCGCAGTGGGTGGCTCCGCCGGTGGACTTGACCGGCAGGATGTACAGAGTCGTGATCAAATTCCGGCTGGACCAGTCCGGGGGCGTGAGCGCGGTGGCGGTGGAGACTTCGTCCGGCAACGGCTATTTCGACGATGCGGCCACCCGCGCGGTGCTGAAGGCCGACCCGCTCCCGCCGTTCCCGAAGGATTTGGCCGAGTCGTCCTTGGACGCGCATTTCAGTTTCGTGGTGGGTGAGGGGGTTGGGTAG
- the tolB gene encoding Tol-Pal system beta propeller repeat protein TolB codes for MRYLLVITLLLGAGLGAILESGAADVFLEATRPDFQKIPIAVLGFRDGQLPDNPGSRLTQVLKDDLRRSLIFSVTDPAKLGLTLDGAYGAQNVLFKQAVDNGIAVLVWGQVAARQPDLVLDGLIYDGVKQEAIASKRYVGAPPVLRQMAHRLADELVYRYTGEPGIAKTKIAFVSEQGGSRELYVMDYDGYGPRQVTADGFLSLMPRWSLDRRHIVFTTYRSRTKQDIDAIELATGKRATLVSMPGLNITPAFSPDGTDLAFASSNEGNAEIYKLSLRTKTLTRLTVNNGGDLSPAWAPSGRELAFVSDRGGSPQIYLMSVDGSNVRRLTFEGDHNAAPAWSPRGNWIAYVCRGQDRQYKLCLISPDGQKRIQITSGQGVDDSPSWSPDGRHLVFSSTAEGKSHIYMINSDGTDLERLTSGGVHHSAPAWSPA; via the coding sequence ATGCGATACCTGCTCGTCATAACGTTGCTCCTGGGGGCCGGGCTCGGGGCGATCCTGGAATCCGGCGCGGCGGACGTGTTCCTGGAAGCGACGCGGCCGGACTTTCAGAAAATTCCGATCGCCGTGCTCGGGTTTCGCGACGGACAGCTGCCGGACAACCCCGGGTCGAGGCTGACGCAAGTGCTCAAGGACGACCTCCGCCGCTCGCTGATTTTTTCGGTGACGGATCCGGCGAAGCTGGGCCTGACGCTGGACGGGGCCTACGGGGCCCAAAACGTGCTGTTCAAGCAGGCGGTGGACAACGGGATTGCGGTGTTGGTCTGGGGGCAGGTTGCGGCCCGCCAGCCGGATTTGGTGTTGGACGGGTTGATCTACGACGGCGTGAAGCAGGAAGCCATCGCCAGCAAGCGCTATGTCGGGGCGCCGCCGGTGCTGCGTCAGATGGCGCACCGTCTGGCCGACGAGCTGGTGTACCGTTATACGGGGGAGCCGGGAATCGCCAAGACCAAGATCGCGTTCGTGTCGGAGCAGGGGGGTAGCCGCGAACTCTACGTCATGGACTACGATGGCTACGGCCCGCGTCAGGTGACGGCCGATGGGTTTCTGAGTCTCATGCCGCGCTGGTCGCTGGATCGGCGGCACATCGTCTTTACCACCTACCGGAGCCGGACCAAGCAGGATATCGACGCGATTGAGTTGGCCACGGGGAAACGGGCGACCCTGGTGTCTATGCCCGGGCTGAACATCACCCCGGCCTTCTCGCCTGATGGGACGGATCTGGCCTTCGCCTCCAGCAACGAGGGGAATGCCGAGATCTATAAACTGAGCTTGCGCACCAAGACGCTGACCCGGCTGACGGTCAACAACGGCGGAGACTTGTCCCCTGCCTGGGCGCCGTCCGGCCGTGAACTGGCCTTCGTGTCCGACCGGGGCGGCAGCCCGCAGATCTACTTGATGAGCGTCGACGGTTCCAATGTGCGCCGTCTGACCTTCGAGGGCGATCACAATGCCGCCCCGGCCTGGTCCCCGCGCGGCAATTGGATCGCCTACGTTTGCCGCGGCCAGGACCGGCAGTATAAGCTGTGCCTGATCAGTCCGGACGGGCAGAAGCGGATTCAGATCACGTCAGGCCAGGGAGTGGACGACTCGCCTTCCTGGTCGCCGGACGGTCGGCATCTGGTATTCAGCTCGACCGCGGAAGGGAAGAGCCACATCTACATGATCAACAGCGACGGAACCGATCTCGAACGGCTGACGTCGGGCGGAGTTCACCACAGCGCTCCTGCCTGGTCGCCGGCGTAG
- the pal gene encoding peptidoglycan-associated lipoprotein Pal: MHTCTRTVTMVGLLGLVALVGAGCSKSIQSDVGSKSFEPAPSQSKSAGQDAPVSQFGSLPGDSNGKSSGKGSGEERVSEGVAVAKAESSGSSRQQEMQQEAAATAEAGLDDVFFAYDSWKLSEDGKQALSKDAEWLKTNGSQKLAVEGHCDERGTQAYNLVLGQKRAKAVRNYLVELGVAGNRITIVSYGKDRPFCKESNESCYQRNRRGHLVVSGK; this comes from the coding sequence ATGCATACATGCACGCGAACCGTGACGATGGTGGGTTTGCTGGGGCTGGTGGCATTGGTCGGTGCCGGCTGCAGCAAGTCCATCCAATCGGATGTCGGATCCAAATCGTTCGAGCCGGCGCCCAGCCAGTCGAAATCCGCCGGACAGGATGCGCCCGTCAGCCAGTTCGGCTCGTTGCCCGGCGACAGCAACGGAAAGTCTTCGGGGAAGGGGTCCGGCGAAGAGCGGGTATCGGAAGGGGTTGCCGTCGCCAAGGCGGAGTCCTCCGGATCGTCCAGGCAACAGGAGATGCAGCAGGAGGCGGCGGCGACGGCCGAGGCGGGACTCGACGACGTGTTCTTCGCCTACGACTCGTGGAAGCTGAGCGAGGACGGCAAACAAGCGCTGTCCAAAGACGCGGAGTGGCTCAAGACCAATGGATCGCAGAAGCTGGCCGTCGAAGGTCATTGCGACGAGCGCGGCACCCAGGCGTACAATCTGGTCCTGGGGCAGAAGCGGGCCAAAGCGGTCCGCAATTACCTGGTCGAACTCGGCGTGGCCGGCAATCGCATCACGATCGTGTCGTATGGCAAGGACCGGCCATTCTGCAAGGAGTCCAATGAGTCTTGTTATCAACGGAACCGGCGCGGCCACCTGGTCGTCAGCGGCAAGTAA
- the ybgF gene encoding tol-pal system protein YbgF has protein sequence MRVQVQVGRFRSGPAGRTAAACAGLCLLLTGCLAQKSELVKVSQDLDKKISLLDQREKDIEAKNKNLDERIAQTNTLINEARARALSAIREIREEDQPKIQGKIDESDYKVKALEARVEDRATKIEQLIAKRDAESEKRAASLEKTVSSQTVALASMAKTVDGRLEEHDKAAAAAQAQTRALNEQIVQLNRALTDFRQALSGLGDKLVQQEQRTNDVSARLQADAKATNDHLDKVTKSVGTVAKTLEAVGAKFVAQEEAQDRRLDDMAKSLHAATAQMQALTHTVAKLQGQGKGAKGKPDGKASHPATGQAPAAAESRPEPQAAPVMSESEAGASEPAPAASADEPANAGAAAASAAAEDGAMQVAGPLAGEALLTGDGDRAGGAKAAYDRSFQRFKQKDFDGALERFSEFLTQYPTSKLAPNAQYWIGECYFGKNEYGRAIAAYEQVKAIDPASEKVPAALFKKGLAYLALKDRKKASLALTQVVEVFPKSPEAGKAREKLVQLNQGR, from the coding sequence GTGAGGGTGCAGGTCCAGGTCGGGCGGTTCCGGTCCGGTCCGGCGGGCAGGACCGCCGCGGCCTGTGCCGGTCTCTGTCTGTTGTTGACCGGCTGTCTCGCGCAAAAGTCCGAGCTGGTCAAGGTCAGCCAGGACTTGGACAAGAAAATCTCCCTGCTGGATCAGCGGGAGAAAGACATCGAGGCGAAGAACAAGAATCTCGACGAGCGGATCGCGCAGACCAACACCCTCATCAATGAGGCTCGGGCGAGGGCCCTCAGCGCGATCCGTGAAATCCGCGAGGAAGACCAGCCGAAAATCCAGGGCAAGATCGATGAGAGCGATTACAAGGTCAAAGCCCTGGAAGCGCGGGTGGAGGACCGGGCCACCAAAATCGAGCAGTTGATCGCCAAACGCGACGCCGAATCGGAGAAGCGCGCGGCTTCGCTGGAAAAGACCGTGAGCAGTCAAACGGTGGCGCTGGCTTCCATGGCCAAGACGGTCGATGGGCGTCTGGAAGAGCATGACAAGGCCGCCGCCGCGGCTCAGGCGCAGACCCGCGCGCTCAACGAGCAGATCGTCCAGTTGAACCGGGCTCTGACCGATTTCCGACAGGCGCTGTCCGGCTTGGGCGACAAGCTGGTCCAACAGGAGCAACGGACCAACGATGTGTCGGCCAGGCTCCAGGCCGATGCCAAGGCCACGAACGACCATTTGGACAAGGTGACCAAGAGCGTGGGCACCGTGGCCAAAACGCTGGAGGCGGTCGGCGCCAAATTCGTGGCGCAGGAAGAGGCGCAGGATCGACGCTTGGACGACATGGCCAAGTCGCTCCATGCAGCCACCGCCCAGATGCAAGCTCTGACCCATACCGTCGCCAAGCTGCAAGGGCAGGGGAAGGGCGCCAAGGGAAAACCGGACGGAAAGGCAAGTCACCCGGCGACCGGCCAGGCTCCCGCAGCGGCGGAATCCAGGCCCGAGCCTCAGGCGGCCCCCGTAATGTCCGAGTCCGAAGCGGGGGCGTCGGAACCGGCGCCAGCGGCATCGGCTGACGAACCGGCCAATGCCGGGGCGGCGGCTGCTTCGGCTGCAGCCGAAGACGGCGCTATGCAGGTCGCCGGGCCGCTGGCCGGCGAGGCGCTCCTGACAGGTGACGGAGACCGGGCCGGCGGAGCCAAAGCGGCCTATGATCGGTCGTTCCAGCGGTTCAAACAAAAAGATTTCGACGGGGCGCTGGAACGGTTTTCGGAGTTTCTGACCCAGTACCCGACGAGCAAGCTGGCGCCGAACGCGCAGTATTGGATCGGAGAATGTTACTTCGGCAAGAATGAATACGGCCGGGCCATTGCCGCCTATGAGCAGGTGAAAGCCATTGATCCGGCCAGCGAGAAGGTGCCGGCCGCGCTGTTCAAGAAGGGGCTGGCCTACCTCGCGCTCAAGGATCGCAAGAAAGCGTCGCTGGCGTTGACGCAAGTGGTCGAGGTGTTTCCCAAGAGCCCCGAAGCGGGCAAGGCCCGCGAAAAATTAGTCCAACTCAACCAAGGCCGATAA